A region from the Geobacillus vulcani PSS1 genome encodes:
- a CDS encoding MBL fold metallo-hydrolase, with protein sequence MNDERVYRITVPTPFPVGDVHMYVIAGDRLTLVDAGVKTEEAWKLFVKRLSEIGYAPEDIEQIVITHHHPDHVGLLDYFPHAPIIGHPKADPFLRRERSFMERYVRFFEAFFAECDVDRRLFNQMSKEGGSLRYASRRGLDIMVMEGDAVPGMPGWQVIETPGHAQSHIALYREADGLLIGGDHLLVHISPNPMMEPPAEGETERPKPLLQYNESLEKMLQYDIVRSLNGHGDDATDIPALVRERLDKQRQRAERVLEMVKERPHTVFDVCQKLFPTAYERQLMLTMSETIGQLDYLEANGYVTKKQEDGRYVYEAAGVSVCG encoded by the coding sequence ATGAATGACGAGCGAGTGTATCGGATCACGGTGCCGACGCCGTTTCCGGTCGGCGATGTGCATATGTACGTGATTGCCGGCGATCGGTTGACATTGGTCGACGCCGGGGTGAAAACAGAGGAAGCTTGGAAGTTGTTTGTAAAGCGCCTGAGCGAGATCGGTTATGCGCCAGAGGATATCGAACAAATCGTCATTACTCATCATCATCCCGACCATGTCGGCTTGCTTGATTATTTTCCGCATGCACCGATCATCGGCCATCCGAAAGCCGATCCGTTTTTGCGCCGCGAACGTTCGTTTATGGAGCGGTATGTCCGCTTTTTTGAAGCTTTTTTCGCCGAATGCGACGTCGACCGCCGCTTGTTCAACCAGATGTCCAAAGAAGGCGGATCGCTTCGCTACGCAAGCCGGCGCGGGCTTGACATCATGGTGATGGAAGGGGACGCGGTGCCGGGAATGCCCGGGTGGCAGGTCATCGAAACGCCGGGGCATGCGCAAAGCCATATCGCCCTCTACCGCGAGGCGGACGGGTTGTTGATCGGCGGCGATCATTTGCTTGTTCATATTTCCCCGAATCCAATGATGGAGCCGCCGGCGGAAGGGGAGACGGAACGGCCCAAGCCGTTGTTGCAATACAACGAGTCGCTTGAGAAAATGCTGCAATACGACATCGTTCGTTCGTTAAACGGCCATGGCGACGATGCGACCGATATTCCGGCGCTCGTTCGCGAGCGGTTGGATAAGCAGCGCCAGCGCGCCGAGCGGGTGCTCGAAATGGTGAAAGAACGTCCGCATACGGTGTTTGACGTGTGTCAAAAGCTGTTCCCCACGGCTTACGAACGGCAGTTGATGCTGACGATGTCGGAGACGATCGGCCAGCTTGATTATCTCGAGGCGAACG
- the proI gene encoding pyrroline-5-carboxylate reductase ProI produces MNNERTIALIGAGSMAEALIAGMTKVFCHPAHIVVANRQNRARLEELARRYGVRVAPSAREAAEQADIIVLAMKPKDVAEAMNTIAPALCANPLILSLLAGVTTETIERLAGRDIPVVRAMPNTSAAVGLSATAIAGGRFAAKEHLEVAKQLFETVGIVAVVPERDLHAVTGLSGSGPAYVYYLVEAMERAAADIGLERDVAKRLILQTIIGAAEMLKASDKHPSVLRREVTSPGGTTEAGIGVLEQYQFQEAVIACIRRATARSEELGSALLAAIAEA; encoded by the coding sequence ATGAACAACGAACGGACGATCGCGCTCATCGGCGCCGGCTCGATGGCGGAAGCGCTCATCGCCGGCATGACGAAGGTATTTTGCCATCCGGCGCACATTGTCGTTGCCAACCGCCAAAACCGCGCCCGGCTCGAGGAACTGGCGCGCCGCTACGGGGTGCGGGTGGCCCCAAGCGCCCGTGAAGCCGCCGAACAGGCGGATATCATCGTTTTGGCAATGAAGCCAAAAGACGTTGCCGAAGCGATGAACACCATTGCCCCTGCCCTTTGTGCCAACCCGCTCATCCTTTCGCTGCTGGCCGGCGTCACGACTGAAACGATCGAACGGCTCGCCGGACGCGACATCCCTGTCGTGCGCGCGATGCCCAACACATCCGCCGCCGTCGGCTTATCGGCGACCGCGATCGCCGGCGGCCGCTTCGCCGCGAAAGAACATCTTGAGGTTGCCAAACAACTGTTTGAAACGGTCGGCATCGTCGCTGTTGTGCCGGAACGCGACTTGCACGCGGTCACCGGCCTGTCCGGAAGCGGTCCGGCGTATGTGTACTACTTGGTCGAAGCGATGGAAAGAGCGGCGGCCGACATCGGCCTTGAGCGCGATGTCGCCAAACGGCTCATTTTGCAAACGATCATCGGCGCAGCCGAGATGCTAAAAGCGTCCGACAAACATCCGTCCGTCCTGCGCCGCGAAGTCACGAGCCCAGGCGGCACGACTGAAGCCGGCATTGGCGTGCTTGAGCAATACCAGTTCCAAGAAGCGGTCATCGCCTGCATCCGCCGGGCGACGGCCCGCTCCGAAGAGCTCGGCAGCGCTCTTCTCGCCGCCATCGCCGAAGCGTAA
- the namA gene encoding NADPH dehydrogenase NamA: protein MNTMLFSPYTIRGLTLKNRIVMSPMCMYSCETKDGTVRTWHKIHYPARAVGQVGLIIVEATGVTPQGRISERDLGIWSDDHIAGLRELVRLVKEHGAAIGIQLAHAGRKSQVPGEIIAPSAIPFDDSSPTPKEMTKADIEETVQAFQNGARRAKKAGFDVIEIHAAHGYLINEFLSPLANRRQDEYGGSPENRYRFLGEVIDAVREVWDGPLFVRISASDYHPDGLTASDYVPYAKRMKEQGVDLIDVSSGAVVPARMNVYPGYQVPFAELIRREADIPTGAVGLITSGWQAEEILQNGRADLVFLGRELLRNPYWPYAAARELGVKIAAPVQYERGWRF from the coding sequence ATGAACACGATGCTGTTTTCGCCGTATACGATCCGCGGGCTGACACTGAAAAACCGAATCGTCATGTCGCCGATGTGCATGTATTCATGCGAGACAAAGGACGGCACGGTGCGCACATGGCATAAAATCCATTACCCGGCGCGCGCCGTCGGCCAAGTCGGCTTGATTATCGTTGAAGCGACCGGCGTGACGCCGCAAGGCCGCATTTCTGAACGCGACTTAGGCATTTGGAGCGATGACCATATCGCCGGGCTTCGCGAACTCGTTAGGCTTGTGAAAGAGCACGGAGCCGCCATCGGCATCCAGCTTGCCCACGCTGGCCGAAAATCGCAAGTGCCGGGAGAGATCATCGCCCCATCGGCCATTCCGTTTGATGACTCATCACCAACGCCGAAAGAAATGACAAAAGCCGACATTGAAGAAACAGTGCAAGCATTCCAAAATGGCGCACGGCGGGCGAAGAAAGCTGGCTTTGACGTTATCGAAATCCATGCCGCCCACGGCTACCTCATTAACGAATTTTTATCGCCGCTCGCCAATCGCCGCCAAGACGAATATGGCGGTTCGCCGGAAAACCGCTACCGTTTCTTGGGCGAAGTGATCGATGCGGTCCGCGAAGTGTGGGACGGCCCGCTGTTTGTGCGCATCTCAGCGTCCGACTACCATCCGGACGGGCTGACAGCCAGCGACTACGTTCCGTACGCCAAACGGATGAAAGAACAAGGCGTCGACCTCATCGATGTCAGCTCCGGCGCCGTCGTGCCGGCTCGCATGAACGTCTATCCCGGCTACCAAGTGCCATTTGCCGAACTGATCCGCCGCGAAGCAGACATCCCGACCGGCGCTGTCGGGCTCATTACTTCCGGCTGGCAAGCGGAAGAAATTTTGCAAAACGGACGCGCCGATCTCGTCTTTTTGGGGCGCGAGCTGCTGCGCAACCCGTATTGGCCATACGCCGCGGCGAGAGAGCTGGGTGTCAAAATCGCAGCGCCCGTCCAATATGAGCGTGGCTGGCGGTTTTAA
- the rnz gene encoding ribonuclease Z: MELLFLGTGAGVPAKERNVSSVALQLLDERGATWLFDCGEATQHQILHTAIRPRRIEHIFITHLHGDHLFGLPGLLGSRSFQSGETPLTVFGPKGIREFVETALSVSGTRLRYELNIAEIEEGVIFDDETFQVIAKRLDHGMPSYGFRVVEKDLPGPLLVDRLRALGVRPGPIYQEIKQGKTVVLEDGTVLDGREFVGPPQKGRIVTVLGDTRFCEAAIELARDADVVVHEATFAAAEQRLAHDYFHSTTIDAAEVARRARAKRLILTHISSRYQGAAALQLVAEARSVFPNAELAADFASFSIPRG, translated from the coding sequence TTGGAACTGTTGTTTTTAGGCACGGGTGCCGGCGTGCCAGCGAAAGAGCGCAACGTCTCATCCGTCGCCTTGCAGCTGCTCGACGAACGGGGGGCGACATGGCTGTTTGATTGTGGCGAAGCGACGCAGCATCAAATTTTGCATACCGCCATTCGTCCGCGCCGCATCGAGCATATTTTTATTACGCACTTGCATGGCGATCATCTATTCGGCTTGCCGGGGCTGCTCGGCAGCCGCTCGTTTCAAAGCGGCGAGACGCCGCTTACGGTTTTCGGCCCGAAAGGCATTCGCGAGTTTGTGGAGACGGCGCTTTCTGTCAGTGGGACGCGGCTGCGCTATGAACTGAACATTGCCGAGATCGAGGAAGGCGTTATTTTTGATGATGAAACGTTTCAAGTCATCGCGAAACGGCTCGATCACGGCATGCCGTCTTATGGCTTCCGCGTCGTCGAAAAAGACTTGCCCGGCCCGCTCTTGGTTGACCGGCTGCGAGCGCTCGGCGTCCGCCCCGGCCCGATTTATCAAGAGATTAAGCAAGGAAAAACGGTCGTGCTCGAGGACGGTACCGTGCTTGACGGACGCGAGTTTGTCGGCCCGCCGCAAAAAGGGCGAATCGTCACCGTGCTAGGCGACACCCGCTTTTGCGAAGCGGCGATTGAACTCGCCCGCGATGCCGATGTGGTCGTCCACGAGGCGACGTTTGCCGCGGCGGAACAGCGGTTGGCCCATGACTATTTCCATTCTACGACCATCGATGCAGCCGAGGTGGCGAGGCGGGCGCGGGCGAAACGGCTCATTTTAACCCATATCAGCTCTCGCTACCAAGGTGCGGCGGCGCTGCAGCTCGTCGCCGAGGCGCGCAGTGTATTTCCGAATGCCGAACTCGCCGCGGATTTCGCCTCGTTTTCGATCCCGCGCGGTTAA